The [Clostridium] scindens ATCC 35704 nucleotide sequence CAAGATTAGAAAACACCAGTGCCAATGCGTCCTCATCTGTTGGTCCTTCTACAAGAAGCAGGATAATCTTTTTAGTCATGTAATCCCACCTTCCCCGCGCGCTTCATAGCCAGTTCCATTTTATAAATGTTTGTTTCATTATAAAGTTTTTCTTTCTGTCCGCCCAGCTTAATACTACGCAGATAAGATAACCGTTTATTTTGTGTATTTTTAATATTTACAGATTTGATATAACGGTTCTGAGGATTAACCGTTGTATAAATCAAAGATTCATTTTTTAGGACTTCCAATGGCCGCAGATTATGAGAAGTAAAGATCAACTGTCCTTTTGCTTTTTCCTGCATGACCTCTATACACTCTCCAAGCAGATACTCATAAATTCCGGAATCCAGTTCATCTACTACAAGACAGTAAGATCTCCTGTTATAGCAGGCTACCAAATTACTGCATATGGAAATCAGTTTTTTTATTCCGGCCGACTCATATAGTAAAGGAACACGTGCCCCCGCACGTATGGTTATAATTTCAAATTGAACGCCATCTTTTCCATTTTCCATCAACTTATCAAAAGCGTTATAGATTTCAATCTGAATTTCTGGAATCAATGCTGCCATCACTACATTAATCTGCTGTATCGTACTAGATACATACGGGTAAATTTCTTTTGGAACTACATTAATATCTGTCAAATGCAGCATAACTCCAGGTCCTTTCGCTTTCATAGGATTTGGCCAGTCTATATTAACTGGTATGGTATCCAAATTTAGTGCCAAGAGACCATAATGTGCATTCTCAATAACTGCCAGATCATACAATCCATAATTTTGCAGGATACTGCATAGATTCGCAAGTTTCTCAATCTCTCCTTTTTCCTTACTGAATGTCTCCTGTGCTTTTTTCGAGAACAGGAAAGAACCAACCTGCGGCATCTGCCGTTCCTCATCAAATCCCTCGGTAATCTGTTGAGCCATTCCCAAAGCAACCATACTTTCCAGGTTTTTCCGAAAATGTTCCAGATTTTTTAATGGTCGGAACAGTTCCTGGCTCCCCTTACGATATTCAAAAACAGGTGTCAGCCGTTTCCCTTCTATGCATTCTTTCATACTCAGTTTTTCATAACTGATACAAAAACTGGATCGCCCGTTTTTTAACAGTTCAACTTCGTATTCTGCTTCTACTTTACCCGCATCTGTCTGGACCATAAATCCATATTTCACATGTGCTGTATCTGATAAACAATTGATATAGTAATAAAAATGAGGAGGAATTTCTCTTCCGCTAAACAAGCACTTTAATAATACCATGCAGTCTATTACAACTGTTTTGCCAGATCCATTCTGTCCATAGATTCCAAGGACACCACCTTTATTATCACCTTGTGCAAATTCAAGTTCCCCATGCTGCACATTTTTTATATTATCAATTGTTAATCTTGTCAACCTTACTATCTGCTGCATAATAAACTGCCCTCCTTTTTTATATTATATGTTATGTTTCCCTTTGAGTCAATTCTTATCCAATATTCGTTATTATTTTTAACATTTTTAATTTTTCATGTTCTAAAACCGTCTTTATAACTGTATTCGTCAGTTGGACAATAAACTCTGTCTATTCTCTACCTCATGATAAAATTTATGAATATAGCCCTGATTTACTTTACATACGGACGCTTCTACGTTGTTAATCATATCCCTTAACGTAGTTCCTCACCTTCCACAAACACCATTTTTTTCAATAGTCCGGCTGCAGTTTTCTCCCCTCCTGTGAGGCACTCTTTATCTCCAAAAACTAAAAATGAATCTTTTGCCCGAGACACCGCAACATTCATAAGATTCGGTGCTCTGTTGATAAAATAGCACCCATCTTCGCTTCCATACACACAGGAAAACAAAATGACCTTTCGCTCCGCCCCTTGAAACGTATGTACCGTCCCAACATCAATAAACTTTGAATACTCCGGAAGTCTATGTTTTATAAGATTCTTTATCAAAAAACTTTGGCTCTTAAAAGGTGTGATAATCCCCAATACCCCTCTCTCATCAAATCCATCTTTGTCTCTGTAGCATGACAAAATTGTTTCATATTTTTTCTGCAGCCACATTATAATAGCTTCCGCTTCTTCTATATTTCGTCTGCTTCCTCCGTATTTCTGTGATTTTGCAGTGGTAACCTGTCTGAATCCCATTACCGGAAGAACCCCTCTTACTTCATTGCGCTCAGCTGCATAAAAGGAGCCCCTCTTAGGTTCCAATTTCCCCTCATATACCAGTTTGTTACAATATGCGATTATTTCATTATAACACCGGCGATGTTCACTTAAAAATAACCCTCTTTTATATTTATTAAATGCACAGGATACTGCGGCTAATTTCATAATACTGGATTGAGAACAATTTAAACCATTTTCTTCAAGCATACTGTATTCGCTTTTATTTGCAATTACCTCATTACTAATTGCCATTGCAATATCAAGAGTTCTTGCAGTTCCCCATACGGGCGGTATTTGTTCCTCATCCCCTACAACAATTGCTTTTTTCGCTAAGGAAAACGATGCGGCAGCAATCTCCGGAGATGTCTGTCCTGCTTCATCTACAACCAATACATCTATATAGTTATACATAAAATGATTTTTTTTCTCATTTCCATCATATGCCAAAAACTGTTTCGGAAGCATAAAAAATGTCATAACCATACACGGTGATATCATAGCAATCCGATGATACATATCATCCAGTATATTTTTAAACGTTTTCCCTTTTTGCTTCTCACTAATCGGATTCTCTTTCTTCAGCCATCGGCTCTCATAATAATGTACTGCCAACCAAAATTCCGCATATCTTACCCGATCCAATACATCGTTCAATTTGCATAAGTCGAATTCATTCAACACACTATCTTCCGGAACTGCAACATTATATTTTTCGAAGCTTCGATACCCCTCTTTTAAATGATCCATTCTTATATCTATTTCTTTTTTTTGACTTTTTAATTTTTCTATTTTATCGTCTATACAAAGTTTCTGTTCCTGCAATTGACTCTTTTTCAAATCATTATCACATATTTTCTGCATATAAACTTTTTCTATCTCATCTATTGACATATCACGTCTTAAAAATAATAATTCCGCTTCATTTACAAAGGAAAATGACCATCTTTGTATCCTGCTTTTAAAACAGAAAAGCTTTTTTAATAATCGTACATACCATGGCAATTGCTGATAAGCTGTTCGCCATTCCTGCATTCTATTTAAAAAACATTGTATAGTTTCCTGAATATTTTCTATTTGATTTTGCAAATCATTTCTAATTGCTTCTTCTTCCCATATATTTCGCATTATCCTTTCTACATATTCTCCATACGATTCCTTGCCGAGAACACTTTTCATATTGTCCAACATAGAGAGACAGTTTATTCTATCTTTATTTACTTTCTTCAATTCCTTCCACAATATTTCTTCGCATACTGCAAAATCGATATTTTCTATTTCGCTTCGAAAATATTGATGAAATTCTTGTTTAAATAATCTTCCTGAGGAACGTCTGTTTTCTGCTGACTCAAGTTCCTCTGCAAATCCACCTCCACGTACCGTCGTATATTGATATCGTTTTTTTATAGCTTCCTTTACTTTCCCATTGGAAGGAAAATAAACTGCAAAGCTATTCGTTCCGGTAATCCACTTATGTTCTAAATTAGAAATTCCAATCTCTGAAATCTGTCCAAAAGAATCAATAATATTTGTAACCGCTTGATTATTAGTGGATACTGCAACAATAATTGGCGCCTTTTCCTTCTGCAAAGCAGATTTTACATACATGTCTGCCACTACAGACTGCAAAAAAGTAGTCTTTCCTGTTCCCGGAGGTCCGCTGACTGCCAAAAGATTTCCTTCATTTATTTCTCCAAAATGATTCATCGCCTCACGCTGAGATGGCGACAGTGGATATGCCCCTCCCATTTGTCCAGCGTGAGCTTTCATTTTACTTATATCAGTATTTTTTATCAATGGTTTTGACGGCTCTATCTTTCCATTCGTTATTCTATCGTACAAGGAATTAGCTCTTTCCTTTACCAAAGCATTATACAACTGCAGAATATAAAAAGAAGCATTGACTGTCGAATCCTGAAACAAGTAATATCTGCCATCTAATTTAAATAATTCATTTCCATTTCTAATATAGTTATTTTCGAATGGCGTCTGTGTAACAAATTCATAGAGTTTTATCGCATATGCTAAATAATCCTGCCACGAATTCAATTGATATCTTTCGTTCGTAGTATCCTCCAAAAATTCATCATATTTTTCGACATCTCCTACAGCAAGCAAAGGCTCCTCCATAGGTCTTAAATACTCACGTGGTATCCAAGGTATTTTTCCCTCATTCGGCTTACATAACTCTCCGTCGCGGTTTACACATAACGGCAAAAAGAAAAATGATGTCATCTCTTCTATATTATCTTCAGTCTTTCCACCATCTTGGAATTCCGTTGCTAATGTCTTCAATGCAATAATTACATTTTTTATCTTTAACTTTTCTTCATCAATATTGCCCTCTGAATCATAGTCCATCTTCCATATATTAAAATTATTCTCTTCACTTAACTTTCCAGATAGTAATTCCTCTTCTGCAACTACAAAAAAATGCTCTTTTTTATAGTCTATTGTCCCTTGCATATTTGCTGCCACAGCATTTCTGAAATATCTTGTAACACTTTTCACTTTGAATCTTCTCCTACTATAATAATTGTTTTCATAATTTTAGCAAAACAATTATCTCTTATCATTTGATTACTTGCTTCTGTATCATCTGCAGTTATTCCCTGTTCATAAGCATATTGTATAAATCCTCCACGTTCTTGCTGACCTCCCAATCGCACTCGACTGGTTAAAGCTAGAAAGTCAAAACAGGCGACAAAGCATCGCCCATTCTCAGAAATTCGATTCTACTTTTTACAGTTTTTCTGGATTTTCACGCATAAATACACCACTTAGTATATTCATGTGATTACTTCTCCTTTATCATCATCCTCCAAAATACGATTTACTAACTTTTCCAGTTCTTTCCGATTCGGTAAATACAACTCATATTTAGAAACAAACAAATTACTATCCATTCCATAAGTAGCATATTCAACTAATAATTCATCTTTATTCTTACTCAAAATAATCCCTATTGGAGGGTTATCATCTTCCATATTTTCTTCAGTTGCAAAATATCCCATGTACATATTCATTTGACCAATGTCTTCATGTTGTACGGAGTTTTTCTTCAAATCAATCAGCACAAAACATTTTAAAATCCGATGATAAAAAACTAAATCTACACGGTAATGGACATTATTGATAGTAATACCATACTGTCTTCCTACATAAGTAAAACCCTTTCCTAATTCTAATAAAAATTTCTGAAGGTTATCAATAATTCGCTGTTCAAGATCACTTTCACTATATTGTTCCAACTCTGGTATATTCAAAAATTCCAATGTATAGGTATCTTTTATAACATCTTCTGGCTTGTTGATTTCAACGCCTTTATTTGCCAGCTCCAAAATCCCCTCCTTGTCCCGACTCGCTGCAAGTCTGAGAAACAGAGCTGAATCCATCTGTCTTTTTAAAGTCCGAATCCCCCATCTTTCTTTCACACATTGTTTTTCGTAAAAACTACGCTCTAAATCATCGTCAATCTTAATCAACTCACAAATATGTGACCAGCTCAATTTGTCAGACACTGTCTGACAATTTGGATACTTCAAATAGAACTTCCTCATATTATTCAAATTTGGTCTGCTATAACCTTTCCCTAAACGCAATGTCAATTCTTTCGAAAGTGTTGACAACAAATTTTTTCCATAAATTGCCTTTTCATTTCCAAACTGCTCAAATTCAACAATATATCGTCCTATTCTCCAATATGTTTCTGTCATTGTCTGATTAACAGCACCTGTGAGGTGTTCTTTGGCAACCGCTACCGTTTTTTCAATTTCAGAGATCAAATAATCCATCTTATCATTTCTTGTAATTTCTTGCATATATTTCCTTTCCTGAATTTGTCAGGCAGTGTCTGACAAATTCCAAAATCTTATCTCTTCGTTCTACTTATTTTCTCTAGTCTTTCGCTAATTATATCATTTTTCCCATGACGCTACTACTCTATTCTTGATTCCTTTTTTCTACAATATCTACTCTAATAATCTCTCCATTTCTTCCGTCAAACTCCATTCCCACATAGTTTTCTCCTCATTTCCTGTTGTCATTTCAACAGAAGGCTGAAAATCCCGAATCAGTTCTTTCATATCTACATAATGATCCGCAGTAAATTCTTTTTTTGTATGTCCTAGAGTTTTTGAAACTGCTTTTAAGGAATATCCCGCTTTTAAAATCGTTGTTGCATATGTATATCTTAGGATTCTCCAATTTATATATGGTACATCATGGTTCAAAATAAAATCGTGTAACTGCTTTCCTAAATAATTGCCCGTTCTGGGGCGGCCGTAGGTAGAACAATAAATAAAATCCAAGTCCTGAAATTCTCCTTTTCTTCTATTTTTATGGCGTTCATATCTGGTTCTCTCTTCCATGATCATTTCAAATACCATATCCGGTATCTTTATCTTTCTTCTACTTGCAGGTGTTTTTAAATCAATTTCCTGTTTTGTATAAGTTTTTAATTTCATATTTGTTTCTTTCATATTAGGATTCCTTCCCAATTGTCGCTGAATATAGATGGTTTTCAATTCGTAATTTATATCTGTATATTTTAGTCCTACAATTTCTCCTCTCCTCATTCCCATCAAAACAGCAAACATGATCGGCAGACCAATTGGGGTATCTCTTGATTCACTAAGCAGATGCTGTATTTCCTGTATTGTCAGCGCTTTCTTCTGTCCGCTTTTTGATGATTTCTTTATAACTCTGTTCCATTTTAATCCTGTTACATAATCTTCTTCCACATATCCATAGCGCAATGCATACTTGAAAGAAGTTGTAAGCACAGTCTTCACAATCTTCGCTACTGATGGAGATGTCTCATATGTTTTTTTATAAATTCTCTTTACATGATTTTTCCGCAGTTTCCCCATAGATAAGCGCCCATACAACGGCAAAATATAATTTTGAACCGTTTTTTTAAAAGAATAATATGAATTATAAGAAAGCGACTTCTTTTTGACTTCCTCTAGCCAAAACTCATAAAAGTCCTGAACACTTGTATTTGCATAAACCGCATAATGATTACTATACAAAGCTCCTATTACTCTTTCCCTCTCCTCTTTTGCCTCACTTTCCTTTAAGTAACCACCTTTTTGCTGTTTTATAACAGAATCACACAATTCTATCTCTACAGAAAAGCAGAATTTTCCTCGATTTAATTGGATATCCCCTACACTCCATTCTATAATTCCAAACATCAAAACATACCTTCCTCCCCCAAAATCTGGTTGATATATTTATTTTGATCTTCATTCCGTACTAACAAATCCGAATATCTTTCATATGTTTCTTCTATCGTTCCATATCCCATAAGCGCAGTTAACTTTAAAAAAGAAACATTTTCTGATTTCAACATCATTTCTGCATACATATCTCTCAAATCTTGTGTGGTCATATTGGGAATCCCTGCTTGTTTGCATAATCTCTTCAAAGCCGCATTCATAGATCCCAGGCTCCTGTAATCCCCATTTTTTTGACAAGATATCAGATGATGTTCTTTATATCTATTCCCATATAAAATTCTTTTATCTTCATTCTTCGTTCTTCTTTTTTCTAACTCTTCCATAATAATTTCCGGAACTCTTAATATTCTTCTGGCATTTTCCATCTCAATTTCTTTTTCTGTCGGAACACAAATATAATTTCCATCTTCCTTTTTCACGTATTCCGCACTGACCTGATGGGTTATGGTTACAGTCCGTTCTTCCACATGAAAATCATCAAATCTCAACGCATAGATTTCTCCCCTCTTCATTCCGCAAAACATACACAGGAGAATTTCCAGATACCATGAGCTACATTTTGCTGATCTCATAAAAAGTGATTTCTGCTGCTCATTCAAAATATGAAGTTCTATCTTTTTTCTTTTTGGTCTTTTGCACTCTTGCATGGGATTGTATTCAATCAGGCTCTCTGAAAATGCGTCTGATAAGGCCATACTAAATAATTCATAGAGTTTCAAACCATATGATTCTGTTCTTTCTGAAACCTTTTGAATCGCCGTCTCAAGATATCTTTCATTAACTGCACATAACTTCATTGTATGCATATACGGCAAAGCTTGTCCCAATACATATTGATATACTTTTTTCGTCGTTGATTGAAAACAGGTTTGACATTGCAGCCACTCCTGCAAATACTGCTTAAATTCTAATCTTGTATCTTTTCTTCGCATTAGAGTTCTTTTCTGATCCTCAAATGCTTTAAGATATTTTCTATAACTCTTCTCTGCTTCCTCTTCTGTTTTAAATCCCCCTTTTTTCCCATATCTCACAAGATAATCTTCATCATACCATTTTATCCTATGATACCATGATCCCCTTTCAAAAAATGCATTCCCATTCTTACTCTTCTGCACCATAAGTTCCCTCCTTGGTCGTGAATAGTTACTATTTTGTAAATTTAGGTATAGAAAAAAGACAGCCTTTCTGACTGTCCTGCTATCCCTGTATGCACTATAACGAAAATATCTTACCAACTGCTAATTTCCACAGCATTTTTAAATTCATCAGTCACTTCCTGGTTAGGAATAAAAACTTCTTCTCTTTCTCCATCATAGGCAAGATATCCCAAATGAATTAGTAATGTAAGCACGTCATCTTTACTCTTCATTTCCAGCATATCGTTTTGGAAGGTCTTTATACTGATTTTGCTTCTGTTGCCATTCAGCAGCGAAAGAATTGCTTCTTTAAGCCCCTCTTTATCCATATTGATATAGTATTTTAAACCCTCATAAGTTTCTGTTTCTATCCAATAATCTCCAAATTCTTTATTCCGTATTGCCTGTATAATAGAATTGGGATTGTATATCGAAAAAGTCTTACTAAATGAATATCCGTCATACCTTTTTTTAACTTCCGCATACTCCAAACCATACTCCCGACACAGTTCATGTACTT carries:
- a CDS encoding site-specific integrase, with the protein product MFGIIEWSVGDIQLNRGKFCFSVEIELCDSVIKQQKGGYLKESEAKEERERVIGALYSNHYAVYANTSVQDFYEFWLEEVKKKSLSYNSYYSFKKTVQNYILPLYGRLSMGKLRKNHVKRIYKKTYETSPSVAKIVKTVLTTSFKYALRYGYVEEDYVTGLKWNRVIKKSSKSGQKKALTIQEIQHLLSESRDTPIGLPIMFAVLMGMRRGEIVGLKYTDINYELKTIYIQRQLGRNPNMKETNMKLKTYTKQEIDLKTPASRRKIKIPDMVFEMIMEERTRYERHKNRRKGEFQDLDFIYCSTYGRPRTGNYLGKQLHDFILNHDVPYINWRILRYTYATTILKAGYSLKAVSKTLGHTKKEFTADHYVDMKELIRDFQPSVEMTTGNEEKTMWEWSLTEEMERLLE
- a CDS encoding PDDEXK nuclease domain-containing protein; protein product: MQEITRNDKMDYLISEIEKTVAVAKEHLTGAVNQTMTETYWRIGRYIVEFEQFGNEKAIYGKNLLSTLSKELTLRLGKGYSRPNLNNMRKFYLKYPNCQTVSDKLSWSHICELIKIDDDLERSFYEKQCVKERWGIRTLKRQMDSALFLRLAASRDKEGILELANKGVEINKPEDVIKDTYTLEFLNIPELEQYSESDLEQRIIDNLQKFLLELGKGFTYVGRQYGITINNVHYRVDLVFYHRILKCFVLIDLKKNSVQHEDIGQMNMYMGYFATEENMEDDNPPIGIILSKNKDELLVEYATYGMDSNLFVSKYELYLPNRKELEKLVNRILEDDDKGEVIT
- a CDS encoding AAA family ATPase, which encodes MQQIVRLTRLTIDNIKNVQHGELEFAQGDNKGGVLGIYGQNGSGKTVVIDCMVLLKCLFSGREIPPHFYYYINCLSDTAHVKYGFMVQTDAGKVEAEYEVELLKNGRSSFCISYEKLSMKECIEGKRLTPVFEYRKGSQELFRPLKNLEHFRKNLESMVALGMAQQITEGFDEERQMPQVGSFLFSKKAQETFSKEKGEIEKLANLCSILQNYGLYDLAVIENAHYGLLALNLDTIPVNIDWPNPMKAKGPGVMLHLTDINVVPKEIYPYVSSTIQQINVVMAALIPEIQIEIYNAFDKLMENGKDGVQFEIITIRAGARVPLLYESAGIKKLISICSNLVACYNRRSYCLVVDELDSGIYEYLLGECIEVMQEKAKGQLIFTSHNLRPLEVLKNESLIYTTVNPQNRYIKSVNIKNTQNKRLSYLRSIKLGGQKEKLYNETNIYKMELAMKRAGKVGLHD
- a CDS encoding tyrosine-type recombinase/integrase, which gives rise to MVQKSKNGNAFFERGSWYHRIKWYDEDYLVRYGKKGGFKTEEEAEKSYRKYLKAFEDQKRTLMRRKDTRLEFKQYLQEWLQCQTCFQSTTKKVYQYVLGQALPYMHTMKLCAVNERYLETAIQKVSERTESYGLKLYELFSMALSDAFSESLIEYNPMQECKRPKRKKIELHILNEQQKSLFMRSAKCSSWYLEILLCMFCGMKRGEIYALRFDDFHVEERTVTITHQVSAEYVKKEDGNYICVPTEKEIEMENARRILRVPEIIMEELEKRRTKNEDKRILYGNRYKEHHLISCQKNGDYRSLGSMNAALKRLCKQAGIPNMTTQDLRDMYAEMMLKSENVSFLKLTALMGYGTIEETYERYSDLLVRNEDQNKYINQILGEEGMF
- a CDS encoding DEAD/DEAH box helicase produces the protein MKSVTRYFRNAVAANMQGTIDYKKEHFFVVAEEELLSGKLSEENNFNIWKMDYDSEGNIDEEKLKIKNVIIALKTLATEFQDGGKTEDNIEEMTSFFFLPLCVNRDGELCKPNEGKIPWIPREYLRPMEEPLLAVGDVEKYDEFLEDTTNERYQLNSWQDYLAYAIKLYEFVTQTPFENNYIRNGNELFKLDGRYYLFQDSTVNASFYILQLYNALVKERANSLYDRITNGKIEPSKPLIKNTDISKMKAHAGQMGGAYPLSPSQREAMNHFGEINEGNLLAVSGPPGTGKTTFLQSVVADMYVKSALQKEKAPIIVAVSTNNQAVTNIIDSFGQISEIGISNLEHKWITGTNSFAVYFPSNGKVKEAIKKRYQYTTVRGGGFAEELESAENRRSSGRLFKQEFHQYFRSEIENIDFAVCEEILWKELKKVNKDRINCLSMLDNMKSVLGKESYGEYVERIMRNIWEEEAIRNDLQNQIENIQETIQCFLNRMQEWRTAYQQLPWYVRLLKKLFCFKSRIQRWSFSFVNEAELLFLRRDMSIDEIEKVYMQKICDNDLKKSQLQEQKLCIDDKIEKLKSQKKEIDIRMDHLKEGYRSFEKYNVAVPEDSVLNEFDLCKLNDVLDRVRYAEFWLAVHYYESRWLKKENPISEKQKGKTFKNILDDMYHRIAMISPCMVMTFFMLPKQFLAYDGNEKKNHFMYNYIDVLVVDEAGQTSPEIAAASFSLAKKAIVVGDEEQIPPVWGTARTLDIAMAISNEVIANKSEYSMLEENGLNCSQSSIMKLAAVSCAFNKYKRGLFLSEHRRCYNEIIAYCNKLVYEGKLEPKRGSFYAAERNEVRGVLPVMGFRQVTTAKSQKYGGSRRNIEEAEAIIMWLQKKYETILSCYRDKDGFDERGVLGIITPFKSQSFLIKNLIKHRLPEYSKFIDVGTVHTFQGAERKVILFSCVYGSEDGCYFINRAPNLMNVAVSRAKDSFLVFGDKECLTGGEKTAAGLLKKMVFVEGEELR